A single genomic interval of Oceanithermus profundus DSM 14977 harbors:
- a CDS encoding N-acetylmuramic acid 6-phosphate etherase: protein MTTEDVALRFRGLDTWPDAEVLEALLERNFAALAAVRPALPALERAARGAAERLGRGSGRLLYTGAGTSGRLAALDAVELPPTFGWPHERLGYLLAGGEGALVRSAEAAEDVAEEAERRVREAGLGPGDVLVGVAASGRTPFTVAAVRTARSLGAFTVGLANNPRTPLLEAAEVGVLLETGPEVLAGSTRLAAGTAQKVALNLFSTLLMIRLGRVYSNLMVGVQASNEKLVRRAVRIVTEIAGVDEARARTLLERAGGDVRLAVLLEREPDPEAALRRLAAAGGNLREALS, encoded by the coding sequence GTGACCACCGAAGACGTCGCCCTGCGCTTCCGCGGCCTCGACACCTGGCCCGACGCCGAGGTGCTCGAGGCCCTGCTCGAACGCAACTTCGCCGCGCTGGCCGCGGTGCGCCCGGCCCTGCCCGCGCTCGAGCGCGCCGCCCGGGGCGCGGCCGAGCGGCTGGGGCGGGGCTCCGGGCGGCTGCTCTACACCGGCGCCGGAACCTCGGGGCGGCTGGCCGCGCTCGACGCGGTGGAGCTGCCGCCGACCTTCGGCTGGCCCCACGAGCGCCTGGGCTACCTGCTCGCCGGCGGCGAGGGGGCGCTGGTGCGCTCGGCCGAAGCCGCCGAGGACGTGGCCGAAGAGGCCGAGCGCCGGGTGCGCGAAGCCGGGCTGGGGCCCGGGGACGTGCTCGTGGGGGTGGCCGCGAGCGGCCGCACCCCCTTCACCGTCGCCGCGGTGCGCACCGCCCGCAGCCTGGGTGCGTTCACCGTGGGCCTCGCCAACAACCCGCGCACGCCGTTGCTCGAGGCGGCCGAGGTGGGCGTGTTGCTCGAGACCGGCCCCGAGGTCCTCGCCGGCTCCACGCGGCTGGCCGCGGGCACCGCGCAGAAGGTGGCGCTCAACCTCTTCTCGACGCTGCTGATGATCCGTCTCGGACGCGTCTACTCGAACCTGATGGTCGGCGTCCAGGCCTCCAACGAGAAGCTCGTCCGGCGGGCGGTGCGCATCGTCACCGAGATCGCCGGGGTGGACGAAGCCCGCGCCCGTACGCTGCTCGAACGGGCCGGCGGCGACGTGCGCCTGGCCGTGCTGCTCGAGCGCGAACCCGACCCCGAAGCCGCGCTCCGGCGCCTCGCGGCCGCGGGCGGCAACCTGCGGGAGGCCCTGTCGTGA
- a CDS encoding serine hydrolase domain-containing protein: MNAAPNQATLERMLTAAAPILEAALAKGGVPGAALGVVSASGDRAAVHLGRAQIEPEPRPLEADAWFDLASLTKVLFTLPEVMKLVEEGRLDLDDPLKQHLPEAGWLQEDPALARITVRQLLAHQAGLPAWVPLYTWGCDAATLKARLLQERWRLGEPVYSDVGFMLLGLLLERLRGRELKDFELPAGLTFAPDPDRSVATERCPWRGRVLVGEVHDENAFALGGAAGHAGLFGTLDGVLDRAHAWLTGTELSPSAHAAAVEPHSEERLLGWARRHPGWSGGRLASPLAYGHTGFTGTGVWIDPERGYAWALLTNRVHPSRHRENPLPELRRAVAGALAGAWRPT, translated from the coding sequence ATGAACGCCGCGCCGAACCAAGCCACCCTCGAACGGATGCTTACCGCAGCCGCACCGATTCTGGAAGCGGCCCTCGCCAAGGGCGGGGTGCCGGGGGCGGCGCTGGGCGTGGTGTCGGCCAGCGGAGACCGCGCAGCGGTCCACCTGGGCCGGGCCCAGATCGAGCCCGAGCCGCGCCCCCTCGAGGCGGACGCCTGGTTCGACCTGGCCAGCCTCACCAAGGTGCTCTTCACGCTGCCGGAGGTTATGAAGCTGGTGGAGGAAGGCCGGCTCGACCTCGACGACCCCCTCAAGCAGCACCTGCCCGAAGCCGGCTGGCTGCAGGAAGACCCGGCGCTGGCGCGCATCACCGTCCGCCAGTTGCTGGCCCACCAGGCGGGCCTGCCCGCCTGGGTCCCCCTCTACACCTGGGGCTGCGATGCGGCCACCCTGAAGGCGCGGCTTCTGCAAGAGCGCTGGCGGCTGGGCGAACCGGTCTACTCCGACGTCGGCTTCATGCTGCTCGGCCTCCTGCTGGAGCGGCTGCGCGGCCGCGAGTTGAAAGACTTCGAGCTGCCCGCAGGCCTCACCTTCGCGCCCGACCCCGACCGCAGCGTCGCCACCGAGCGCTGCCCCTGGCGCGGGCGCGTGCTGGTGGGCGAGGTCCACGACGAAAACGCCTTCGCCCTGGGCGGCGCGGCGGGCCACGCCGGGCTGTTCGGCACCCTGGACGGGGTGCTCGACCGCGCCCACGCCTGGCTCACGGGAACCGAGCTCTCCCCCTCGGCCCACGCGGCCGCCGTCGAACCCCACAGCGAAGAACGCCTGCTCGGCTGGGCGCGCCGTCACCCCGGCTGGTCCGGCGGCCGCCTGGCCAGCCCCTTGGCCTACGGCCACACCGGCTTCACCGGAACCGGCGTCTGGATCGACCCAGAGCGCGGCTACGCCTGGGCGCTGCTCACCAACCGCGTCCACCCCAGCCGCCACCGCGAGAACCCCCTGCCCGAACTGCGCCGCGCCGTGGCGGGCGCGCTCGCCGGCGCCTGGAGGCCCACGTGA
- a CDS encoding GntR family transcriptional regulator, translating to MPGPKPNHEIWMRLQLDDGGGLPLYQQLREHVLRMIRSGQLEPGGALPAERLLSELLGVSRLTVRKAFDSLVAEGVLVRRQGSGTFVARRFEQPLSFLSGFSQDMRARGMEPGSRQVRRVLGQATPEEALALSLSPGASVARITRVRTADGLPMAIESAVLPAEFVPDPEAVGDSLYAYLKARGLRPVRALQRLRAVAAPEEEARLLGLAPGDPVLYIQRVSFLSGGRPLEFTRSHYRGDRYDFVAELRAEP from the coding sequence ATGCCAGGCCCCAAACCCAACCACGAGATCTGGATGCGCCTGCAGCTCGACGACGGGGGCGGCCTGCCGCTCTACCAGCAGCTGCGGGAGCACGTGTTGCGCATGATCCGCTCGGGGCAGCTCGAGCCCGGCGGTGCACTCCCGGCCGAGCGGCTGCTCTCCGAGCTGCTGGGCGTCTCGCGCCTCACCGTGCGCAAGGCCTTCGACAGCCTGGTGGCCGAGGGGGTGCTCGTGCGCCGCCAGGGCTCGGGCACCTTCGTGGCCCGCCGCTTCGAGCAGCCGCTCTCGTTCCTCAGCGGCTTCAGCCAGGACATGCGCGCCCGCGGCATGGAGCCGGGCTCGCGCCAGGTGCGGCGGGTGCTGGGCCAGGCCACGCCGGAGGAGGCGCTGGCGCTCTCCCTCTCGCCCGGGGCCTCGGTGGCGCGGATCACCCGCGTCCGCACCGCCGACGGCCTGCCCATGGCCATCGAGTCGGCGGTGCTGCCGGCCGAGTTCGTCCCCGACCCCGAGGCCGTGGGCGACTCGCTCTACGCCTACCTCAAGGCGCGCGGCCTGCGGCCGGTGCGGGCGCTGCAGCGGCTGCGCGCGGTCGCCGCGCCCGAGGAGGAGGCGCGCCTGCTCGGGCTGGCCCCCGGGGACCCGGTGCTCTACATCCAGCGCGTCAGCTTCCTCTCCGGGGGCCGTCCGCTCGAGTTCACCCGCAGCCACTACCGCGGCGACCGTTACGACTTCGTCGCCGAACTGCGCGCCGAGCCGTGA
- a CDS encoding anhydro-N-acetylmuramic acid kinase — MIVLGVMSGTSADGADLALVRLEGRPPRLRWELLERRSAPYPEGLFARVRQAQQDRVLGPRDLAWLHHDLGRFYAEAAAPFRGRAELAALAGQTVWHEPPGVTWQLGEPSWLAEALGVPVVHDFRPADLAAGGEGAPLVPYPDLLLYGEEGVRRSVHNLGGISNLTYLPGRDPAGVLAFDTGPGNCLIDEAAARMGERYDAGGRIAAEGRVDEALVEVWFNHAYLRRPPPKSTGREVWRLERLAFTDRLEGADLVATVTAFTVRTVVAAYRDFVLPRGLDEVWVAGGGARNRTLMAGLRAGLPVPVRTFDEVGHDPLAREALAFAVLGYLRWLGLPNVLPHTTGARRAAVAGRVTRPAV; from the coding sequence GTGATCGTACTGGGCGTCATGAGCGGCACCAGCGCCGACGGCGCGGACCTCGCGCTGGTGCGGCTCGAGGGGCGGCCGCCCCGGCTGCGCTGGGAGCTGCTCGAGCGCCGGAGCGCCCCCTACCCCGAGGGCCTCTTCGCGCGGGTGCGCCAGGCCCAGCAGGACCGGGTGCTGGGTCCGCGCGACCTCGCCTGGCTGCACCACGACCTCGGCCGCTTCTACGCCGAGGCGGCCGCGCCCTTCCGGGGGCGCGCCGAGCTGGCGGCGCTCGCGGGGCAGACCGTCTGGCACGAACCGCCCGGCGTCACCTGGCAGCTGGGCGAGCCCAGCTGGCTGGCCGAGGCGCTGGGGGTTCCGGTGGTGCACGACTTCCGCCCCGCCGACCTGGCCGCCGGCGGCGAGGGCGCGCCGCTCGTGCCCTATCCCGACCTGCTCCTCTACGGCGAGGAGGGGGTGCGCCGCAGCGTCCACAACCTGGGGGGCATCTCGAACCTCACCTACCTGCCCGGCCGCGACCCCGCGGGGGTGCTCGCCTTCGACACCGGCCCCGGCAACTGCCTGATCGACGAGGCGGCGGCGCGCATGGGCGAGCGCTACGACGCGGGCGGCCGGATCGCCGCCGAGGGGCGGGTGGACGAGGCGTTGGTGGAGGTCTGGTTCAACCACGCCTACCTGCGCCGCCCCCCGCCCAAGTCGACCGGGCGCGAAGTCTGGCGGCTCGAGCGCCTGGCCTTCACCGACCGCCTCGAGGGCGCCGACCTGGTGGCCACGGTCACCGCCTTCACCGTGCGCACCGTCGTGGCCGCCTACCGCGACTTCGTCCTGCCCCGGGGGCTCGACGAGGTCTGGGTCGCCGGCGGCGGCGCCAGGAACCGCACCCTGATGGCCGGCCTCCGCGCCGGCCTGCCGGTGCCCGTGCGCACCTTCGACGAGGTGGGCCACGACCCCCTGGCGCGCGAGGCTTTGGCCTTCGCGGTTCTGGGCTACCTGCGCTGGCTGGGGCTGCCCAACGTGCTGCCCCACACCACCGGCGCCCGGCGCGCCGCGGTGGCGGGTCGGGTGACCCGGCCGGCGGTCTAG
- the cobT gene encoding nicotinate-nucleotide--dimethylbenzimidazole phosphoribosyltransferase, whose amino-acid sequence MSRVPPVDREFLDRARARQDRLTKPPGSLGRLEEAGVRLAAIQRTERPRLGPGAVVVAAADHGVTAEGVSAYPAEVTPQMVLNFLAGGAAINQIARAAGAEVYVLDVGVNGPEFPAHERLIPARVRPGTGNLVREPAMSPAEAMAALQAGENAARRAVSEGATLLAAGDMGIGNTTAAAALTAALLGLPASEVTGRGTGVDDAAYARKLAVVERALARAAAELGDLAKADPLDVAAQLGGLEIVAAAGVFLAAAAAGLPVVTDGFPVTAGALLAARLEPNLKDYLFAGHRSVEPGHARQLEALGLEPLLDLELRLGEGTGAVLAFPVLRAAAAVLAGMATFDEAGVSEG is encoded by the coding sequence ATGAGCCGCGTACCTCCCGTCGACCGCGAATTTCTCGATCGTGCCCGCGCCCGTCAGGACCGCCTCACCAAGCCCCCCGGCTCCCTGGGGCGGCTCGAGGAGGCGGGCGTCCGCCTCGCGGCCATCCAGCGCACCGAAAGGCCCCGGCTGGGGCCGGGCGCGGTGGTGGTGGCCGCCGCCGACCACGGCGTGACCGCCGAGGGCGTCTCGGCCTACCCCGCCGAGGTGACCCCGCAGATGGTGCTGAACTTCCTGGCCGGGGGCGCGGCCATCAACCAGATCGCCCGGGCGGCCGGGGCCGAGGTCTACGTCCTCGACGTGGGGGTGAACGGCCCCGAGTTCCCGGCCCACGAGCGCCTGATCCCGGCGCGGGTGCGCCCGGGCACGGGCAACCTCGTCCGCGAGCCCGCCATGAGCCCGGCCGAGGCCATGGCCGCGTTGCAGGCGGGGGAGAACGCCGCCCGCCGGGCGGTCAGCGAGGGGGCCACCCTCCTGGCCGCGGGCGACATGGGCATCGGCAACACCACGGCCGCCGCCGCCCTGACCGCCGCCCTGCTGGGGCTTCCCGCGTCCGAGGTGACCGGCCGCGGCACCGGGGTGGACGATGCGGCCTACGCCCGCAAGCTGGCGGTGGTGGAGCGGGCGCTCGCGCGCGCCGCCGCCGAGCTTGGCGACCTGGCGAAGGCCGACCCCCTCGACGTCGCGGCCCAGCTGGGCGGGCTCGAGATCGTCGCGGCCGCCGGCGTCTTCCTGGCCGCGGCCGCCGCGGGCCTGCCCGTCGTCACCGACGGGTTCCCCGTCACCGCGGGGGCGCTCCTCGCCGCCCGGCTCGAGCCCAACCTGAAGGACTACCTCTTCGCCGGCCACCGTTCGGTGGAGCCGGGGCACGCACGGCAGCTGGAGGCGCTGGGGCTCGAGCCCCTGCTCGACCTGGAGTTGCGCCTGGGCGAGGGCACCGGCGCGGTGCTCGCCTTCCCGGTGCTGCGGGCCGCGGCCGCGGTGCTCGCGGGCATGGCCACCTTCGACGAGGCCGGGGTGAGCGAGGGCTAG
- a CDS encoding adenosylcobinamide-GDP ribazoletransferase: MKRLRPFWFALGFLTTLPVPRAEGATAGELRRSVAWYPLVGWVVGAVLVATAALAQAWSPGLAAALVLAAWLAVTGMLHFDGLLDSADALLAPRAPAERLRILADVHHGSFALGVGAVFLILKWQAIAAGPGLWALALAPVAARTWILPLLGFFPSARPGGLGASARGGSWGWGLLFAAPLVLLAPGPAAAAGAWTLGFAFWSSRRLGGGLTGDVYGAAVETTELVFLLAALLWRAPGMTFG; the protein is encoded by the coding sequence ATGAAGCGCCTGCGACCCTTCTGGTTCGCCCTGGGTTTCTTGACCACGCTTCCGGTTCCGCGCGCGGAGGGCGCAACTGCGGGGGAGCTGCGCCGCTCCGTCGCCTGGTACCCCCTCGTCGGCTGGGTCGTGGGCGCGGTCCTCGTGGCGACAGCCGCGCTGGCGCAGGCGTGGTCCCCGGGGCTGGCGGCGGCGCTGGTGCTCGCCGCGTGGCTGGCGGTCACGGGGATGCTCCACTTCGACGGCTTGCTCGACAGCGCCGACGCGCTCCTCGCGCCCCGCGCCCCCGCAGAGCGCCTGCGGATACTGGCGGACGTGCACCACGGCAGCTTTGCCCTGGGGGTGGGCGCGGTCTTCCTGATCCTCAAGTGGCAGGCGATCGCCGCGGGCCCGGGCCTCTGGGCGCTGGCGCTGGCGCCGGTGGCCGCGCGCACCTGGATCCTGCCGCTGCTCGGCTTCTTCCCTTCGGCGCGCCCCGGCGGCCTGGGCGCAAGCGCACGCGGCGGGTCGTGGGGTTGGGGGCTGCTCTTCGCCGCCCCCCTCGTGCTGCTGGCGCCCGGCCCGGCCGCCGCCGCGGGCGCGTGGACGTTGGGGTTCGCGTTCTGGTCCTCCCGCCGCCTGGGGGGCGGGCTCACGGGGGACGTTTACGGCGCCGCGGTCGAGACCACCGAGCTGGTCTTCCTCCTCGCCGCCCTGCTCTGGAGGGCGCCGGGAATGACGTTCGGATGA
- a CDS encoding ABC transporter substrate-binding protein gives MKRLATVVGLSALLGFAFAAEKVQITFWHAFGGGRTAFIQRAVEDFNYTHPGIEVKVEYKGSYRDTLNAAILAAKQGNAPHIVQIFEVGSQLALDSGIFVPIENYVPADLKFQLDDYIKPVANYYRIGGKFNSIPWNSSNPILYYNKDIFKKAGLDPENPPKTFNEVAQACEKIIASKAAPKCITWPLHSWFVEQWIAEQGALLANNENGRAARATDVYIDSEAMKRIMKWWKGLYDKGYYTYTGKPEDWDGANQLFVSQQAAMEITSTSDVTFMQNASFENGFELGTGFLPVPDGVERNGTVVGGASLWLTKGHPQKEQEAALTFLLWFTNTENMVRWHKGTGYFPVLNTSVKVLEWQNWFERNPAYRAAFDQLLQSKANRATQGALIGPFPEIRTIIENMVQEIFQGKDIAKALSEADAQADQALKRYNASVKK, from the coding sequence ATGAAGCGATTAGCAACGGTAGTCGGTCTCTCGGCGCTCCTCGGCTTTGCGTTTGCGGCCGAAAAGGTGCAGATCACCTTCTGGCACGCTTTCGGTGGCGGGCGTACGGCCTTCATCCAGCGCGCAGTCGAGGACTTCAACTACACCCACCCCGGCATTGAGGTCAAGGTCGAATACAAGGGCAGCTACCGCGACACGCTGAACGCGGCCATTTTGGCGGCCAAGCAGGGCAACGCGCCGCACATCGTCCAGATCTTCGAGGTCGGCAGCCAGCTCGCCCTCGACTCGGGCATCTTCGTCCCCATCGAGAACTACGTTCCCGCCGACCTGAAGTTCCAGCTCGACGACTACATCAAACCGGTGGCGAACTACTACCGCATCGGCGGTAAGTTCAACTCGATCCCCTGGAACTCCTCGAACCCGATCCTCTACTACAACAAGGACATCTTCAAGAAGGCCGGGCTCGACCCCGAGAACCCGCCCAAGACCTTCAACGAGGTGGCCCAGGCCTGCGAGAAGATCATCGCCAGCAAGGCCGCGCCCAAGTGCATCACCTGGCCGCTGCACTCGTGGTTCGTCGAGCAGTGGATCGCCGAGCAGGGCGCGCTGCTCGCCAACAACGAGAACGGCCGCGCCGCCCGCGCCACCGACGTCTACATCGACTCCGAGGCCATGAAGCGGATCATGAAGTGGTGGAAGGGCCTCTACGACAAGGGCTACTACACCTACACCGGTAAGCCCGAGGACTGGGACGGCGCCAACCAGCTCTTCGTGAGCCAGCAGGCGGCCATGGAGATCACCTCGACCTCCGACGTGACCTTCATGCAGAACGCCTCCTTCGAGAACGGCTTCGAGCTGGGCACCGGCTTCCTCCCCGTGCCCGACGGCGTCGAGCGCAACGGTACCGTCGTCGGCGGCGCCTCGCTGTGGCTGACCAAGGGGCACCCGCAGAAGGAGCAGGAAGCGGCCCTCACCTTCCTGCTGTGGTTCACCAACACCGAGAACATGGTGCGCTGGCACAAGGGCACGGGTTACTTCCCGGTGCTGAACACCTCGGTGAAGGTGCTCGAGTGGCAGAACTGGTTCGAGCGCAACCCCGCCTACCGCGCCGCGTTCGATCAGCTGCTGCAGTCGAAGGCCAACCGCGCCACCCAGGGCGCGCTGATCGGTCCCTTCCCTGAGATCCGCACGATCATCGAGAACATGGTCCAGGAGATCTTCCAGGGCAAGGACATCGCCAAGGCCCTCTCCGAGGCCGACGCGCAGGCCGACCAGGCGCTCAAGCGCTACAACGCTTCGGTCAAGAAGTAA
- a CDS encoding carbohydrate ABC transporter permease, with the protein MPWVLLLPSFVILILFLYYPTIETFVLSLYQVAFLGLSKSFVGIENYKILFTDPEYLQIFKNTVIFAFFVVIFSMAVGLALSVLANQKVSGWRIYRLLLIWPYALSPAVAGVIFLFMFNPQSGIVNYLLTITLGIAPDWLTNPTLAMGLLVFVAVWKNVGYNVVFYIAGLQNLPGEVLEAALIDGATPWQRFWRVTFPLLSPMTFFLLIINTIYAFFEAFPFVDLLTKGGPSNATNILIFNIYRDGFEYYKTGMAAAQSVILFIAVVFLTILQFRVGEGRVHYGG; encoded by the coding sequence TTGCCCTGGGTTCTGCTGCTTCCTTCCTTCGTCATCCTGATCCTCTTTCTCTACTACCCCACCATCGAGACCTTCGTGCTCTCGCTTTACCAGGTGGCGTTTTTGGGGCTTTCCAAGAGTTTCGTCGGGATCGAAAACTACAAGATCCTGTTCACCGACCCCGAGTACCTGCAGATCTTCAAGAACACGGTGATCTTCGCCTTCTTCGTCGTCATCTTCTCGATGGCGGTGGGGCTCGCGCTCAGCGTCCTGGCCAACCAGAAGGTTTCCGGCTGGCGCATCTACCGGCTGCTCCTGATCTGGCCTTACGCGCTCAGCCCCGCCGTCGCGGGCGTGATCTTCCTCTTCATGTTCAACCCCCAGTCGGGGATCGTGAACTACCTGCTCACGATCACGCTCGGCATCGCCCCCGACTGGTTGACGAACCCCACGCTGGCCATGGGCCTGCTGGTCTTCGTGGCCGTGTGGAAGAACGTGGGGTACAACGTCGTCTTCTACATCGCCGGGCTGCAGAACCTCCCTGGGGAGGTGCTCGAGGCCGCGCTCATCGACGGGGCCACCCCCTGGCAGCGGTTCTGGCGGGTGACCTTCCCGCTGCTCAGCCCCATGACCTTCTTCCTGCTCATTATCAACACCATCTACGCCTTCTTCGAGGCCTTCCCCTTCGTCGACCTGCTCACCAAGGGCGGGCCCAGCAACGCGACGAACATCCTCATCTTCAACATCTACCGCGACGGCTTCGAGTACTACAAGACCGGCATGGCGGCGGCGCAGTCGGTGATCCTCTTCATCGCCGTCGTCTTCCTGACCATCCTCCAGTTCCGCGTCGGCGAGGGCCGGGTCCACTACGGAGGCTAG
- a CDS encoding carbohydrate ABC transporter permease, with amino-acid sequence MKRKRLSNLIVHVLLIFSVLVVAAPILLAFIFSTQTPAQIFSYPPRFTFGTAMLENYSIAWNQFHLGVYMKNSFYIAIAVTVGKTIISFMAALALVYFRFPLKGAVFTFILLTLMMPTEIMIVALFDLVTKLGWSNSYAALIVPFLASATGTFLFRQQFLQIPTSLVDAAKIDGAGPLRFAWAILLPMSLNVVAAMAVIQFVYMWNQYLWPLIIIREGDRQVVQVGLRMMTSGQDATNWGIVMAGAIIALLPALVVFLLLQEQFSRGFALSQEK; translated from the coding sequence GTGAAGCGCAAACGCCTGAGCAACCTGATCGTTCACGTGCTGCTGATCTTCTCGGTGCTGGTGGTGGCGGCGCCCATCCTGCTGGCGTTCATCTTCTCGACCCAGACCCCGGCGCAGATCTTCAGTTACCCGCCCCGCTTCACCTTCGGCACCGCGATGCTCGAGAACTACTCGATCGCCTGGAACCAGTTCCATCTGGGCGTCTACATGAAGAACTCCTTCTACATCGCCATCGCCGTCACCGTCGGGAAGACGATCATCTCGTTCATGGCGGCGCTCGCCCTGGTCTACTTCCGTTTCCCGCTCAAGGGGGCGGTCTTCACCTTCATCCTGCTGACGCTGATGATGCCCACGGAGATCATGATCGTCGCGCTCTTCGACCTGGTCACCAAGCTGGGCTGGTCCAACTCCTACGCGGCGCTGATCGTGCCCTTCCTGGCCTCGGCGACGGGCACCTTCCTCTTCCGGCAGCAGTTCCTGCAGATCCCCACCAGCCTCGTCGACGCCGCCAAGATCGACGGCGCGGGGCCGCTGCGCTTCGCCTGGGCCATCCTGCTGCCCATGTCGCTCAACGTGGTGGCGGCGATGGCCGTGATCCAGTTCGTCTACATGTGGAACCAGTACCTCTGGCCGCTGATCATCATCCGCGAGGGCGACCGCCAGGTGGTGCAGGTGGGCCTGCGCATGATGACGAGCGGGCAGGACGCCACCAACTGGGGCATCGTCATGGCGGGGGCGATCATCGCCCTGCTTCCCGCCCTGGTCGTCTTCCTGCTGCTGCAGGAACAGTTCAGCCGCGGCTTCGCGCTCAGCCAGGAAAAGTAG
- a CDS encoding glycerophosphodiester phosphodiesterase, translating to MPTLPFANRRRPVLLGHRGLPTLADGNTRAAFLAAVDAGLDGIETDVQRTKDGVLVIHHDFVVGLRLISDMTYAELIEQRPEMMTLEQLFELLEPYPDFLLNLELKSIPGLEDGRAHELADAVAGWPGRHRVWISSYDPAALFKVRDHRPEIPLGYLFRVYDTGRMAELLGIEAVHPHWQLVTPARVARWHKKGMGVATWTVNDASTARELAGLGVDVLMGDDAEVLKQAR from the coding sequence ATGCCGACGCTGCCCTTCGCGAACCGCCGGCGCCCCGTCCTCCTGGGGCACCGCGGCCTGCCGACGCTCGCCGACGGCAACACCCGGGCCGCCTTCCTGGCGGCGGTGGACGCCGGTCTCGACGGGATCGAGACCGACGTGCAGCGCACCAAGGACGGGGTGCTGGTCATCCACCACGACTTCGTCGTGGGGTTGCGGTTGATCTCGGACATGACCTACGCCGAGCTGATCGAGCAGCGCCCCGAGATGATGACGCTCGAGCAGCTCTTCGAACTGCTCGAGCCCTACCCCGACTTCCTCCTCAACCTCGAGCTCAAGAGCATTCCCGGGCTCGAAGACGGGCGCGCCCACGAGCTCGCCGATGCGGTGGCCGGCTGGCCGGGTCGGCACCGCGTCTGGATCTCCTCCTACGACCCCGCGGCCCTCTTCAAGGTGCGCGACCACCGCCCAGAGATCCCTCTGGGCTACCTCTTCCGCGTCTACGACACCGGCCGCATGGCCGAGCTGCTGGGCATCGAGGCGGTGCACCCGCACTGGCAGCTCGTCACCCCCGCCCGGGTGGCCCGCTGGCACAAAAAGGGCATGGGGGTGGCCACCTGGACCGTCAACGACGCCAGCACAGCCCGCGAGCTCGCCGGCCTGGGCGTGGACGTGCTCATGGGCGACGACGCCGAAGTCCTCAAACAAGCGCGTTAA
- a CDS encoding type 1 glutamine amidotransferase encodes MTLNFLIVNGYPRASRDNFDRSDVAHPHDLYRRLLDRYAPGSESQVFFIADVENPLPSLDEVRGFHGVIWTGSDQTIYRTHEEKVARQIAFARRAFEAGVPQFGSCWGAQMAAVAAGGRVEANPKGREWGFAPRIELTAAGREHPLTAGKPPVFQGIEMHLDHVTELPAGAELLATGEHTRVQALAVEHENGAYWATQYHPEFDLWENARLIAARAGALVKEGFFENEEDVLRYAAEMKALFQNPNDEALRRKLGVDETLLDDRIRQLEFANWLEHLVRPSAS; translated from the coding sequence ATGACCCTGAACTTCCTGATCGTCAACGGTTACCCGCGCGCAAGCCGGGATAACTTCGACCGCTCCGACGTCGCTCACCCCCACGACCTTTACCGGCGGCTGCTCGACCGCTACGCGCCCGGCTCGGAGTCGCAGGTCTTCTTCATCGCCGACGTGGAGAACCCGCTGCCCAGCCTGGACGAGGTGCGCGGCTTCCACGGCGTCATCTGGACCGGGTCCGACCAGACCATCTACCGCACCCACGAGGAAAAGGTCGCCCGGCAGATCGCCTTCGCCCGCCGCGCCTTCGAGGCCGGCGTGCCCCAGTTCGGCAGCTGCTGGGGGGCGCAGATGGCGGCGGTGGCCGCCGGCGGCCGGGTGGAGGCCAACCCCAAAGGGCGCGAGTGGGGCTTCGCGCCGCGCATCGAGCTGACCGCCGCGGGCCGCGAGCACCCGCTCACCGCGGGGAAGCCGCCGGTCTTCCAGGGCATCGAGATGCACCTCGACCACGTGACCGAGCTGCCCGCGGGCGCCGAGCTGCTGGCCACCGGCGAGCACACCCGCGTGCAGGCGCTGGCGGTGGAGCACGAAAACGGCGCCTACTGGGCCACCCAGTACCACCCCGAGTTCGACCTCTGGGAGAACGCCCGCCTGATCGCCGCCCGCGCCGGGGCGCTGGTGAAGGAAGGCTTCTTCGAAAACGAGGAAGACGTGCTGCGCTACGCCGCGGAGATGAAGGCGCTGTTCCAGAACCCGAACGACGAGGCCCTGCGCCGCAAGCTGGGGGTGGACGAGACCCTGCTGGACGACCGGATCCGCCAGCTCGAGTTCGCCAACTGGCTCGAGCACCTGGTGCGGCCATCGGCTTCCTGA